TCTGTATAGGCCCCGCCGGCAGGCGTGCGGTGCACACGGATCGTCTTGCGGATGGCATCGACGACCCAATATTCGCGCACGCCGTGCAGCGCGTATTTGTCTGCCTTCACATGCAGGTCGAAGCCCAGCGACGACACCGCGACTTCGACGACCAGCAACAGATCGGGGCCGCGCACGTCCTGCGAGTCGATCTCGCGTGGCCATAGCGCGATGTCCGGCTCCAGCATCGTTGTCTCGCTGAACGCCACCGACGGCTCGACGAACAGGCCAATTTCGGCCGGCTTGGCAAGAATCAGGGCCTCGTTCAGGCGGGACTTCATGCGCTCGTGATCACTGAACTTGGCGGCGGCCATCGGCACGATCTTTCCGTCGATCAGTTCGAAGCTGTCGCGGTCGTCGATCACACCGGCTTCCTGCAACGCATAGACGTCCGCGACCGTCAGTCGGGCGGGGATCAGACCGTTCCTGATGTTCTGGAAGATCGTCATGTCCCCCGCCTTATCACATGTCCGGCGGCGTCGCTTCCCCCTTCAGCCGCTCGACCACTTCGTCGAGCGTGAGGATGGTCTGCGCCTGGCTGCCGAGCGTGCGGAGCGCGACCTTGCCCTCTTCGGCCTCGCGCTTGCCGACGACGAGGAGGTTGGGGACCTTGGCGAGGCTGTGTTCGCGGACCTTGTAGTTGATCTTCTCGTTGCGCAGGTCGGTCTCGACGCGCAGCCCCGCCTTGCGCAGCGTCGCGGCGACGGTTTCCGCATAGTCGTCGGCGTCGGACACGATCGTCGCGACCACCACCTGGGTCGGCGCGAGCCAGAGCGGGAAGCGTCCGGCGTGATGCTCGATCAGGATGCCGATGAAGCGCTCGAACGTGCCGAGGATCGCGCGGTGGAGCATCACCGGGCGGTGGCGCTCGCCGTCCTGGCCGACATAGCTCGCATCGAGTCGCTCGGGGAGGACTCGGTCGGACTGGATCGTGCCGACCTGCCAGGTGCGGCCGATCGCGTCGGTCAGGTGGAATTCGAGCTTCGGCGCATAGAACGCCCCCTCGCCCGGGAGTTCCTCGAACTTCGCCTTGATCGACTCGGACAGAGCGGAGCCGAGCACGGCCTCGCGCAGTTCGGCTTCCGCCTTGT
This sequence is a window from Sphingomonas ginsenosidivorax. Protein-coding genes within it:
- a CDS encoding Uma2 family endonuclease, which produces MTIFQNIRNGLIPARLTVADVYALQEAGVIDDRDSFELIDGKIVPMAAAKFSDHERMKSRLNEALILAKPAEIGLFVEPSVAFSETTMLEPDIALWPREIDSQDVRGPDLLLVVEVAVSSLGFDLHVKADKYALHGVREYWVVDAIRKTIRVHRTPAGGAYTDVEEYEAHDDVRALLLPDIVVRLDVIDGPPSKRL